In Leisingera sp. NJS204, the following are encoded in one genomic region:
- the holA gene encoding DNA polymerase III subunit delta — MKLSPREADGYFAKPDPGKTGILIYGADAMRVSLKRQQVLASLLGPGAEEEMRLTRLPGSDLRKDPAQLLDAVKAVGFFPGVRAVFVEGANDTATPAIATALEDWQPGDAQIVVTAGQLKAASKLRKAFEGHRNAYSVGIYDDPPSRAEIERILGEAGIRDVPGDSMSALTDIANDTGPGDFSRMIEKLALYKHGDSSPLSLEDIGAVAPQSTEATLDDVLNVVAEARSTEIGPLIRRLQAQGTNAVTLCIGATRHFRTLYTIAAAPGGPAQGIGQLRPPLYGKRRDRMLRQAQNWGASRLETALTIITDTDLALRSAGQTAPALALMERALIRLAMLGRAR, encoded by the coding sequence ATGAAGCTCTCTCCGCGCGAAGCGGATGGCTATTTCGCCAAACCTGATCCGGGCAAGACCGGCATCCTGATCTATGGCGCCGACGCCATGCGCGTGTCGCTTAAGCGGCAGCAGGTGCTGGCGTCCCTGCTTGGCCCCGGTGCCGAAGAAGAAATGCGCCTGACCCGCCTGCCCGGCAGCGACCTGCGCAAGGATCCAGCACAGTTGCTGGATGCCGTGAAGGCGGTGGGGTTCTTTCCCGGTGTCCGGGCGGTTTTTGTCGAAGGCGCCAATGACACCGCCACGCCTGCCATTGCGACAGCGCTGGAAGACTGGCAGCCGGGGGATGCGCAGATTGTAGTCACAGCCGGGCAGCTCAAGGCCGCCTCGAAGCTGCGGAAGGCGTTTGAAGGCCACCGAAATGCCTATTCGGTGGGAATCTACGACGACCCGCCCTCGCGCGCCGAGATCGAACGGATCCTGGGGGAGGCTGGTATCCGGGACGTCCCCGGTGACAGCATGTCAGCGCTGACGGATATCGCCAATGATACCGGCCCCGGCGACTTCTCCCGCATGATCGAGAAGCTGGCGCTTTATAAACACGGCGACAGCAGCCCGCTGTCACTGGAGGATATCGGCGCCGTTGCTCCGCAATCGACCGAGGCCACGCTGGACGATGTTCTGAATGTGGTGGCCGAAGCCCGCAGTACCGAAATCGGGCCGCTGATCCGCCGCCTTCAAGCACAAGGCACCAATGCCGTGACGCTCTGCATCGGGGCAACCCGGCACTTCCGCACGCTCTACACCATTGCCGCTGCACCCGGCGGCCCTGCCCAGGGCATCGGCCAGCTGCGCCCGCCGCTATACGGCAAACGCCGCGACCGGATGCTGCGCCAGGCACAGAACTGGGGCGCAAGCCGGCTGGAAACCGCGCTGACGATCATTACCGATACCGAC
- the lptE gene encoding LPS assembly lipoprotein LptE: MSLLNRRTLLLALPLVAAACGFTPVYAPGGTGSALYGQIEVQAPEEIKGATGTDAYFLVQNLEQRLGRGGSAAYKLDLTLSTQEEGQAITAGNEITRYSVIGSAGFSLTRLSDGKVTSSGTVQNFTGYSATGSTVETLAGERDAHERLMVILADQITAQILATADLSAPVE, from the coding sequence ATGTCGTTGCTTAACCGCAGAACCCTGTTGCTGGCCCTGCCCCTGGTGGCAGCGGCCTGCGGCTTTACCCCGGTGTACGCCCCTGGCGGCACCGGCTCCGCTCTGTATGGGCAGATCGAGGTTCAGGCGCCGGAGGAGATCAAGGGCGCCACCGGCACCGACGCCTACTTCCTGGTGCAGAATCTGGAGCAGCGCCTGGGCCGCGGTGGCAGTGCTGCCTACAAGCTGGACCTGACGCTCAGCACCCAGGAAGAAGGCCAGGCAATCACCGCGGGCAATGAGATCACCCGCTATTCGGTGATCGGCAGTGCTGGCTTTTCTCTGACCCGCTTGTCGGATGGCAAGGTGACCTCCAGCGGCACCGTGCAGAACTTTACCGGCTACTCCGCAACCGGCTCTACCGTGGAGACGCTGGCAGGTGAACGTGACGCGCATGAGCGGCTGATGGTCATTCTGGCCGATCAGATCACCGCACAGATTCTGGCAACCGCGGATCTCTCCGCGCCGGTGGAATGA